caaatgccaaaattagttcCTGTTTACTTTAAAATAGTGCGCCCTGATAAAAAATATCACCCTGGTTGGGAGTCGGCACTTTGGGTCGCATTATCTCAATTGCAAAATTTTCTACACCAGGAATGATCTAGTTCCCTTGTAAAGGGTTGTCCTTAAGTTATGAACCTGACAATTTTACTTCCGGGTACTCCACACTGGCTCCTTCTTCATCATCACCACCATTATCATATGTTTCATTATCACCATCATCTGTGTGATTATCATATGTTTCGTTatcaccatcaccatcatctTTGTGTGCAGCATCATTTGACAAACTAATCATACCATATATACCGAAATCATCATTCCACAATGGACTACGTGCAGATGAAAGTGGAATGGCAACATCTACATCCTAATTACCACCATTGTATGAAGGCAATTGGTTTCGTGGTTGATTATGTAGGTTAGAAACTCTAGCATCTTTGCAAATCATATCAACATAGTTCACTTTATATCTGTTTTCTTCGAACATAATAAACTTGACACCATGGTCGTCCTTGATAAGGAACTTACTAGCTAGAAGACTGGTTGAGGGTTCCGTTACAAAATTAATGTTGATGTCGTACCTTGTTTTATTAATTCCCGTCACTGTATAAACAATTTCAACCAACTCAGTAAAAGTCACATTCTTGTAGGCCCCCATACACATCTTGTTATCCCCTACGtacttattatcattccattctCCATTCCACACGATGACCAACGACGCTACATCCATTTGCTGCAAgattcaaaagaagaaatttaGTCTCACCATGGGTGCAATGGGACACACACACGCGTGCAGAAGTCGATCCTAACTATTGGTAAggcttattttctttttgaaatttatattttattttctttttcttgagagACGAGttgtaaaattcaaattcatgatttttgacttataaaacaataatcttattattaatataatcttctaattttaactaaatatgtagtttatgaaaaaaaaaattaaaaatcacacttagaatttttaaaaattttatgaaaaactttGGAAGAGGCATCTTCCTTTTAAGtgttcaatttttaatttaattttttaaaaagtcaaaattatttttgttaagtaATATGATAACATCAAATTTAATGTGAAACCTGATCGGACTTGGTGGGATTAGTTTTGTGGGCCCACGAAACCTGATCGACTTTGGTTGGGTCACAAAACCCAATCGATTTTCTTTGTCCACCAAATCCGATCAGGAACCCTATCGGGTTTGGTGAAGCCACGAAACCCGATTGGGTTTCCTGGCCCCGCCAAACCAGATTGAGTTCCTGATTGGGTTTGGTGGGGCAACAAAACCCGATCGGGTTTCCTGGCCCCACCAAACTCGATTTCGATGtgcaattttgaaattattttgtttcaCGCAAATCAATTAGATCTGAAATGATATCTAagcaaaataaccaaaatatgtGTTCTACTCGCAACCACAATCATTCTACATCGCTTAATAAGCATtgtgttataaaaataaaaataatgaaaaacaaaacaaatcaaaatcgATACCTTCAGATTGATTGAGAATGCTTgttagagagaaagaaacttaATGAATACAGCTTCAATAAAGTTCTAGTTGCGATTGATGAACAAGTTTGAATCACCCAACAAGCAAATAGAAATAATGATTGAGTTTGGGGGGGTTTCAGCAATAAATAAAGTCAGAGCGTGAATgttgaaagaaatgaaatgaagaaagaTAATATGAAAGAGATAAAGGTATTTTCGTAAATGAGGTTAAAAGCAGACTCTTCATTTTTAAATCTCTATTTTAGGCATCTTACATAAAAGTAattatagagtgtaattagtttatttatttgagaaaaaaatatttttttatctataaaaaggttgaaaataattttatacatttaatttGGCTTAATTATGAATTCCTCCATTTGTAGTATTGTgttaaaatgtttgaaaaaataatattagattaaataattaaaaaaattataatatatttaaaaatttctcaaactaaaactaaactactaccttaaaatattgaaaactaaATTGCCATGACAAAAGTGTCCAAGACAAGTGGACAACGGCTTGTTTGGTATGACTTTTTTaactgatttttatttttaagaattaatattaaaagttCAGGTGATcgttattattttataaataacttTTCGAGTGAAAAAGTTAACTCAACTTTTGAGTCTATGATAACAATATAGAAAAAGTTTTTAGCTTCTTAAAAACCTAAAACCCCTtcaataaacaattttttatattattataccaAACACTTAacaagaatttttataaataaaagctTCTCAAAAAAAGATTCATAAACTGAAATTTAAGCTCCAACTTAAGCTTCACTAAAACGAAcactaaattagaaaaaaatatagtgaaaaaaaaaaaggagaaaggaagaCTTAAAAGAACTTGATAAAAATCCCTTAAACATAACATAAGATAAGGTATAATAGCCTTATAAAAGATATATTCATTTAGCTAAATGCATCTAATAAAGTTAGGGTTTGTAATTGTTGTAGCACGTAGTTATAAACTTAtaataatgtaattatttacatcttataaatattaaatttataagttataaagaaataataatgtTCTATtcataagttttaattttaaaatcctaatatattatattaatattttaaaatataatgatatagcataatatttaatattgtaCACCTtacattattaatattttattaattaatctaaaattgCACAATTAggatataatatatacaaaaatataatattctcCACAGAGAAGAATAATAGAAAGATGATGGATGAGATCAGAAGTACCACAACGGTTGTCATTGGAAGGAAGGCTTCATTATTGTGAACCAAATGCCctagaataaataaaaatgatccCGCGTCCGTGctatataaatttatgaatcCACCTAACATAGTaagattaaaatttgatatattaatattatcgAGGTTGTGCCAAgcaaaataaaagaacaaacttGTATCTTGGGCTGACTCTCCCTTTGAGAGCCTCCAGTGCTCAGTCTTTTAATCAGTCTTTTAATTCTGTTAAGAGGAAGTAAACTGTGAGATGTGTTTTGGAGAGGCCAGGGTTCAAAATCGCGACCTACCGGGATGACACCGGCATATCACGGCTTGTCCTTTGCCATCTGCTCTATGCCCTGGGAAGCAACAAACTCGTATCTAATTAAGCTGGACAGAGAGGAAATTGGAGTATGGCATTCCCTCAAAGGTGGTCTTAGGTACATACACTTAACGGCCACACAGCAGCAGATGGATAAGAGCTGGGGAAAGAacagaggaaaagaaaaaaaaaaatgtgaactGTACAGTGGTCAGTAAACAAACCAACCTCCTAGCTGATAGTAATTACGGGTGCCTCATTCCCAACCCATCAACTCCTTTTGAACACGCTCCCTGATCGCATCCCTATTCCTGGGCAGAGGGAAATCATCCCCATCGTCCAGTAGGATTCTGTAAACCTCCCATTCCCGATCGCGAATCCAGTGTCTCCCTATCTCCACCTGTAAAACCCAGAAAAGAGAAGAGCAACGAAAACCTCCTCAGATGATTTGCCATACAAGTTATGCACTCTGGGAGAGCCAATGTGATTGAGCGGGATATATTACCGAAAAGATGCGTATATCAAGAGTCTTGAGAGCAAGGGTAATATCATAAAACACGAGTGGTCGGCCCCTGCCTGATAACTCGACAGGGTTTGCTACCAGCAGCTCAGTGTCGGGACCTCGACTCAACACATTGACACTAAGAGGACAGGCAAGCTCCATTCTCAAGCGAGAGCACAAGGCATTCTGCTTCTCGGGGTCAACTATCTTCTTTCCATCCACTTGCCTTATAAACAAGTCCACCTCACAGCTCCCCTTTGAACTAGCAAAGAATCGACCATAATAAATCTGAAAGAAGATAACCACTCAGTTTCATCAGCAAGCGTGttgttttattgatgattcTACTTAAGCATAGTAGCATTAGTCATTGATGATAATATAGTGGGTGTTGACTCTAGCAACATTTAGGTTTGATGGCATAAAGAAAAGGGTCAAAATACTGGTAAATGATTATTCAGTGCACGGTATCAAGTTCTTCTTCATCACAACACAAAAGACAAAAGTGTCCACAAAAGGTTCTGTGGGTCTATAAACCAAGAATGCTCAGAGAAAAGAACATGTTTCCATCGGGATCTagtcaaataatattttaataaaatagagTTTCCGGCGTACATGGTTGTTGTAATCCTTTAAGGTTCTCATGATGTCGTAAAGGAGACCTTTGTAATCTTGGCAGAGAATTCGAATGAGGGTGTGAGAGGGGCTGAGAGAATTATCCACTGTGATAGATATAGGATTGGAGGCAAGAGAACCATTCAAGTATCGGCTGCAGAACtctaaacaaaacatgtcttccATAATTACTGGTGGAAGAAAGGAGGATCCATGTGAGCACGCAATAACTTCTGGACCAGCCAGTTCAATCTCACAAGTTATGAGAGCATTCCCTAGTACAGCATCCAAACAGCCAACAGTTTCCTCCTGTCTCTTCTTAGTGTGAAGCAGTCCTCTGATtgagaataagagaaaatttataCAATTTCATCATTTAAACAATTAATGATTGACAAGTACAAGTTATcacttaaaaagaaaagatcagCCAGGTGCACCTTTTAAGCCAGGAATAAAATAACACTACTACAGAACATGCACAAAGAGTGAAATTTTCCAACTTCAAATCATTGTGCCACAACTATTATTTACTAGGCTTGTACATTACATCGAACTAGACAACCTTATGAATGACTACAAATGGGAAGTTAACCAAGTCATTTCTATAGCAGCATATTATCATTCAACAAGAAGGATCCTTCAAAATTGAAGGCATAGCCATAGGAGTAAACATCATGTCACGTTCTGCTGCATCTGCTATGTAGTTTAACATAACATTGCTGGCTAAATGGCAATCTTATTAGAAAATTTATGAGATTTAAAATCATATATGCAGTGTCACTTTCATCCACAGTAGTGAAGTGAGAAATAATATTTGACGTGTAAAACAGGATAAGCCTTCACAATAATTTCTACAACACCCTTTAGAGGATCACCTAAAAAGGACTTGATTATTTCACAGCCAGATTCCTCAGGGCATAGGTAATCTTACTGTAGGTGAACCACTGCCTTACACTGGAAAATAATTTAGTCTCCAGGTTGTGATTATTTCAGTGCTAACAATCAAATTAACATTGATATTGtctcaataaattatacatgcTGCCATATTCAGATTTCTTCTACTATTCCATAAGATCAAACCAACAAGACAGATGAAAACAAAATGATAAGCAGAAACATAGCACCACAAGAAACTGAACGGACCTAATGTCTGTGACAAAGAAAAGATCCATCACTCTCCCATCCGGTGTTGTGGATACCTTAACTCTCTTTATTGTAAGCTCCAGTTGGCAAAGAACCTTTGTTACATCtataagaaagaataaaaaatcaaacaaaggaGGAGCAGAGAAGATAGTAGAAAAGATATATCTCTTCGATATATAAATGAAAGAGTGAAAATCTaaacaatattttgaaagcaatGCTACAGACGCTGACTTCCCTGTTGTGATCAAATATGAATTACtactattttcttttggaaaaaattaaatacaagctGACTCCCTTGATATGACCTAATATGAAGCTTCTTTGACTTTCAACACACCCCCGTCAAAAGAGTAAGTAATAAGAGGTGGAATCTATCAAAGACTTAAACAGGAAGAAAGCATATACCTTTCAACAAATATAAAGAATTACAATTAACATTATAAGCACAAGATCAATCCTCTGGTCAAAGTAAGAAATATTAACAGATATCTtagaaaaagtttaaaataacaaaacaatgCAATCAGCCTGGGCATGTGATGCAGATAAAGAACTATCTCAAATCCGATTCACATTTGGTTTGGCTCCGAATTAAAGTtaagcaaaaaacaaaacaaaaaaagtacCATGTAAGAGGTCTTTGCGATCGTAGTAACACCAGAACTTCAATAGGAAGATGTCTGGGGGCTTAGGCTGTTGAAATTCCTCTCTGTAGTAGTAAATTTCTGCTAC
The sequence above is a segment of the Diospyros lotus cultivar Yz01 chromosome 7, ASM1463336v1, whole genome shotgun sequence genome. Coding sequences within it:
- the LOC127805740 gene encoding ACT domain-containing protein ACR10-like is translated as MGILFEDAVLIKEAEKRGDPTVITVNCPDKTGLGCDLCRIILLFGLSIARGDVTTDGKWCYIVFWVVGRPKTRWDLIKKRLVEVCPMCLPAVAEIYYYREEFQQPKPPDIFLLKFWCYYDRKDLLHDVTKVLCQLELTIKRVKVSTTPDGRVMDLFFVTDIRGLLHTKKRQEETVGCLDAVLGNALITCEIELAGPEVIACSHGSSFLPPVIMEDMFCLEFCSRYLNGSLASNPISITVDNSLSPSHTLIRILCQDYKGLLYDIMRTLKDYNNHIYYGRFFASSKGSCEVDLFIRQVDGKKIVDPEKQNALCSRLRMELACPLSVNVLSRGPDTELLVANPVELSGRGRPLVFYDITLALKTLDIRIFSVEIGRHWIRDREWEVYRILLDDGDDFPLPRNRDAIRERVQKELMGWE